Proteins encoded within one genomic window of Gadus macrocephalus chromosome 16, ASM3116895v1:
- the LOC132474271 gene encoding extracellular calcium-sensing receptor, producing MMTMIFAVEEINRNPALLPGVTLGYHIMDSCDHIHTSLRALLSLLTHKSEKRHFPDDDRKSMRGNVTITKSTTDSGRCLTGSPITAVVGLASSSPTGAIAHILGPFSIPLVSYFATCACLTDKHTYPSFLRTVPSDLFQVRGLVELVKFFGWNWVGTVGTLDDYSRYGIQAFSNQFIQLGGCLAYHLTIPQSPTLGEIGAMADTLQSSNAKVVVVFASEVQLQELFSEFHLLLQGTLGFSFPGVYIPGLREFLLKVRPKAEPGFEFHNMLWEEVFDCRLETAFKFSAQENTTDSPERPVCTGSEDLSNLQSSYTELSKVRISYNVYKAVYAIAHALHDLLECGSVGATTAEAGCKTISFFFIMQLLSYLKRVNFTNQFGEKVHFEENGEPVPLYDIINRQKDSKGKIRFVKVGSYDGSVPMDQQLQLNQSKIVWTGGLSQVPVSLCSDPCPPGSRQARRPGEPQCCFDCLPCAEGEISNQTDSTECTKCPEYYWSDKRKVECVAGVDDFLSVYDTMGIILITLTLLGVVMTTVITTVFHHFRATPIVRANNSEISFLLLVSLKLCFLCSLPFIGKPSTWTCRLRQAAFGVSFVLCLSCLLVKTIVVLLAFRSTGPGSGAMKLFGPAQQRTLILCTTAPQVCLCAGWLSAAPPFPFRNPMYQASTGKIVVECRELWPAGFYLVLGYIGLLASLCLLLAYLGRKLPDTFNEAKLITFSMIIFCAVWLSFIPAHVSSPGKFTVAVEIFAILASSFGLLLCIFVPKCFIILVRPENNVKKRMNKSPR from the exons ATGATGACAATGATCTTTGCAGTGGAGGAAATTAACCGGAACCCAGCTCTGCTCCCTGGCGTTACGCTTGGCTACCACATCATGGACAGCTGTGATCACATCCACACCAGCCTCAGAGCTCTTTTGTCTTTACTCACTCACA AATCGGAAAAACGTCACTTCCCTGATGATGACAGAAAGTCTATGAGGGGAAATGTAACAATAACAAAAAGCACCACAGATTCAGGAAGGTGTCTTACTGGATCTCCAATCACGGCTGTGGTTGGCCTTGCCTCTTCATCCCCTACTGGTGCTATAGCACACATTCTGGGCCCCTTCAGCATCCCTCTG GTTAGTTATTTTGCCACCTGTGCCTGTCTCACTGACAAGCACACCTACCCATCTTTCTTGCGCACAGTGCCCAGTGATCTGTTTCAGGTCAGGGGTCTGGTTGAGCTTGTTAAATTCTTTGGATGGAACTGGGTGGGCACTGTAGGGACCCTG GATGACTACAGTCGTTATGGAATCCAAGCATTCTCTAATCAGTTCATACAACTGGGAGGCTGCCTTGCATACCATCTTACTATCCCACAATCCCCTACCTTGGGTGAGATTGGAGCCATGGCCGACACCCTCCAAAGCTCAAATGCTAAAGTGGTGGTGGTCTTTGCTTCGGAGGTGCAGCTTCAAGAGCTGTTCTCAGAG tttcacctcctcctgcaaGGCACACTGGGCTTCTCCTTCCCAGGAGTTTACATACCTGGTCTGAGAGAGTTTTTGCTGAAGGTGCGGCCTAAGGCAGAACCTGGCTTTGAGTTTCACAACATGCTATGGGAGGAAGTGTTCGACTGTAGGTTGGA GACGGCGTTTAAGTTTTCAGCCCAGGAAAACACTACAGATTCACCTGAGAGGCCTGTGTGCACCGGCTCAGAGGATCTCAGCAATTTGCAAAGCAGTTACACAGAGCTGTCCAAAGTCAGAATATCCTATAACGTTTATAAGGCTGTGTATGCCATCGCCCATGCACTGCACGATTTACTTGAATGTGGTTCTGTTGGAGCCACCACCGCTGAAGCTGGGTGTAA GACtatatcctttttttttataatgcagCTATTGAGCTACCTAAAGAGGGTTAATTTCACCAACCAGTTTGGtgaaaaagtacattttgagGAAAATGGAGAGCCTGTGCCCCTATATGACATTATCAACCGGCAGAAGGATAGCAAGGGAAAGATTAG ATTTGTTAAGGTAGGAAGCTATGATGGTTCGGTTCCAATGGATCAGCAGCTGCAGCTGAATCAGAGTAAAATTGTATGGACAGGAGGCCTATCACAG gTTCCCGTGTCTCTTTGCAGTGATCCCTGCCCGCCTGGAAGCAGGCAGGCTAGACGCCCAGGAGAACCTCAGTGTTGCTTTGACTGCTTACCATGTGCAGAAGGAGAGATAAGCAACCAAACTG ATTCTACAGAGTGTACAAAATGTCCAGAGTACTACTGGTCTGACAAGAGAAAGGTGGAGTGTGTGGCCGGAGTGGACGACTTCCTGTCGGTGTACGACACCATGGGCATCATCCTGATCACGCTCACCCTGCTGGGGGTCGTCATGACAACCGTCATCACTACTGTCTTCCATCACTTCCGTGCCACGCCCATCGTCAGGGCAAACAACTCTGAGATCAGCTTCCTGTTGCTGGTGTCACTAAAGCTGTGTTTCCTTTGCTCCCTTCCCTTCATCGGCAAGCCGTCCACATGGACGTGTAGACTGCGCCAGGCCGCTTTCGGTGTCAGCTTTGTTTtatgtctctcctgtctgttgGTCAAGACTATTGTGGTTCTGCTGGCCTTCCGGTCCACTGGGCCAGGTTCTGGAGCTATGAAGCTCTTTGGCCCCGCCCAACAAAGGACTCTCATCCTGTGCACTACTGCACCTCAG GTTTGTCTCTGTGCTGGTTGGCTCTCAGCAGCACCCCCATTCCCATTCAGGAATCCAATGTACCAAGCCTCAACTGGAAAG ATCGTGGTGGAGTGCAGGGAGCTGTGGCCCGCTGGGTTCTACCTGGTGCTGGGCTACATCGGCCTGCTGGCGTCCCTCTGCCTGCTCCTCGCCTACCTTGGCCGCAAGCTGCCCGACACCTTCAACGAGGCCAAACTCATCACCTTCAGCATGATCATCTTCTGTGCTGTGTGGCTCTCGTTCATCCCGGCTCACGTCAGCTCCCCAGGGAAATTCACTGTGGCCGTTGAGATATTTGCCATCTTGGCCTCCAGTTTTGGATTGTTGTTATGTATATTTGTGCCTAAATGTTTTATAATTTTAGTGAGACCTGAGAACAATGTCAAGAAGCGAATGAATAAATCTCCCCGATAA
- the LOC132474274 gene encoding extracellular calcium-sensing receptor-like, protein MTLLFLILVKPMFVLIHGACADPAPLVKVCSLQSSFEPGFVAAGDYIIGGIFPLHYNQEMPDLNSTYRPPAVKCNGFDPRAFRWAQTMRLAVEEINQSKKLLSNHTLGYKIFDSCAYPLTGQRAALAMMNGLAEAESPMCHGASPLLAIIGESGSAQSIVVSRILQPFRIPMISYFSSCACLSDRRKYPTFFRVIPNDDYQVKAIAQLLLRFHWTWVGLVRGDHEYGRFAVHGLLRELKGTGVCVAYQEMIPLLYNRQRALEIMQVMQDSGAKVVVVFSAEGEMTPFLKDYMMLNITGIQWVASEAWVTASVFAGREFYPYLGGTIGFGIRQGHIRGLRSYLETVDPQTYPSNTLVQELWGALYGCSPSHSFYSPLPPCSGQESLLAQHSGYMNTSSPRVAYNVYKAVYAIAHSLNNLLGCQEHSGPFYNKSCAQRNDIQPWQLQHYLQEVAFNIGGEEVNFDLKGDSIPYYDIINWQRGPGGNIEFVNIGLFDGTKAAGMELVIEEEKIVWAGHQSEVLVSICSASCHPGSRKAVRRGEPVCCFDCVPCDTGKISNQTDAIDCTVCPEDFWSNTDRTLCIPKKVEFLTYDSLGIALTAIAVVGACITIAVLAVFLHNRNTAIVRLNNSELSFFILLSLTLCFLCALVFIGEPTPWSCMLRHTAFSITFSLCISCILGKTLVVLAVFTSTRPGNNLMKWLGPMQQRAIISTCTLVQVIICAAWLIDAPPFPSRNTLYEHSKIVLECSVGSSLAFWCVLGYIGLLACMCFILAFLARKLPGNFNEAKYITFSMLIFCAVWLAFIPAYISSPGKYADAVETFAILASSFGLLFCLFAPKCFIILLQPEKNTKQHLMGKK, encoded by the exons ATGACTCTCTTATTTTTAATATTGGTTAAACCTATGTTTGTCTTAATCCATGGTGCATGTGCAGACCCTGCGCCTCTGGTGAAAGTCTGCTCATTGCAGAGCAGTTTTGAGCCAGGGTTTGTTGCTGCAGGTGACTACATTATTGGGGGCATCTTTCCACTTCACTACAACCAGGAGATGCCAGACCTCAATTCCACCTACAGACCACCAGCCGTTAAGTGCAATGG GTTTGATCCCAGGGCTTTCCGCTGGGCGCAGACCATGAGGCTGGCAGTGGAGGAGATAAACCAGAGCAAGAAGCTGTTATCCAATCACACGCTCGGCTACAAGATCTTCGACTCGTGTGCGTATCCACTGACAGGCCAACGGGCGGCCCTGGCGATGATGAACGGGCTGGCGGAAGCCGAGTCCCCCATGTGCCACGGTGCCTCGCCACTGCTGGCTATCATTGGGGAGTCAGGCTCTGCCCAGTCAATCGTGGTGTCTCGAATACTCCAGCCTTTCAGAATCCCAATG ATCAGTTACTTCTCATCGTGTGCATGTCTCAGTGACAGGAGAAAATATCCTACTTTTTTCAGAGTGATTCCAAATGATGACTATCAG GTCAAGGCCATCGCCCAGCTGCTGCTGAGGTTCCACTGGACCTGGGTGGGCTTGGTGCGAGGGGACCACGAGTATGGACGCTTTGCTGTACATGGTCTTCTCAGGGAGTTGAAGGGCACAGGCGTGTGTGTCGCCTACCAGGAGATGATCCCTTTGCTCTACAACCGCCAGAGGGCTCTTGAGATTATGCAG gTGATGCAAGACTCTGGGGCaaaggtggtggtagtgttttCTGCCGAAGGAGAGATGACTCCCTTCCTGAAGGACTACATGATGCTGAACATCACAGGAATCCAATGGGTGGCCAGCGAGGCCTGGGTCACCGCCTCTGTGTTCGCTGGCAGGGAGTTCTACCCCTACCTCGGGGGCACCATTGGCTTCGGCATCAGGCAGGGCCACATCCGGGGGCTCAGAAGCTACCTGGAGACGGTAGACCCTCAGACATACCCCTCTAATACCCTGGTCCAAGAGCTCTGGGGTGCTCTTTACGGTTGCTCTCCTTCTCACTCCTTCTACTCCCCACTGCCCCCCTGCTCAGGGCAGGAGTCCCTTTTGGCGCAGCACTCGGGCTACATGAATACGTCGAGCCCCAGAGTCGCCTACAACGTCTACAAGGCCGTGTATGCCATCGCCCATTCCCTGAACAACCTTCTCGGCTGTCAAGAACACAGCGGGCCCTTCTACAACAAGTCATGTGCTCAAAGAAACGACATACAACCCTGGCAG CTCCAGCACTATCTCCAGGAAGTAGCGTTTAACATCGGCGGAGAGGAGGTGAACTTTGACCTAAAGGGAGACTCGATACCTTACTACGACATAATCAACTGGCAGAGAGGCCCTGGGGGAAATATTGAATTTGTCAACATTGGGTTGTTTGATGGAACAAAGGCTGCCGGGATGGAGCTTGTGATCGAGGAGGAGAAGATAGTTTGGGCAGGCCACCAGAGCGAG GTGCTGGTGTCTATATGCAGTGCCAGCTGCCATCCAGGATCTCGGAAGGCTGTCCGGCGTGGTGAGCCTGTGTGCTGCTTTGACTGTGTACCATGTGACACTGGGAAAATTAGCAATCAGACAG ATGCCATAGACTGCACGGTTTGTCCTGAGGATTTCTGGTCCAATACCGATAGAACGTTATGCATCCCAAAGAAAGTTGAGTTCCTAACCTACGACTCCTTGGGCATAGCCCTGACGGCGATCGCCGTGGTGGGTGCCTGCATCACAATAGCTGTCCTGGCAGTGTTCCTCCACAACAGGAACACAGCCATCGTCCGTCTCAACAACTCTGAGCTTAGCTTCTTCATCCTACTGTCCCTAACGCTGTGCTTTCTGTGCGCACTGGTGTTCATTGGCGAGCCCACACCCTGGTCCTGCATGCTGCGTCACACAGCCTTCAGCATCACCTTCTCCCTGTGCATCTCTTGCATCCTGGGCAAGACCCTGGTGGTGCTGGCCGTCTTCACCTCCACCAGGCCTGGGAACAACCTCATGAAGTGGCTAGGGCCCATGCAGCAGAGGGCTATCATCTCAACGTGCACTCTGGTCCAGGTGATCATCTGTGCAGCATGGCTTATAGATGCACCACCATTCCCATCCAGGAACACACTTTATGAGCATTCCAAGATAGTTCTTGAATGCAGTGTGGGGTCCAGCCTTGCCTTTTGGTGTGTTCTGGGCTACATCGGTCTCCTGGCCTGCATGTGTTTCATACTGGCCTTTCTGGCTCGCAAGTTACCCGGGAACTTCAACGAGGCCAAGTACATCACCTTCAGCATGCTGATCTTCTGTGCTGTTTGGTTGGCCTTCATCCCGGCCTACATCAGCTCTCCTGGAAAGTATGCAGATGCTGTGGAGACCTTTGCTATTCTGGCCTCCAGTTTTGGTTTGCTGTTCTGCTTGTTTGCGCCAAAGTGTTTCATAATTTTATTGCAGCCGGAAAAGAATACCAAGCAACACCTGATGGGGAAGAAGTGA
- the LOC132475139 gene encoding extracellular calcium-sensing receptor-like, with protein MYGNLYRSTATVIVAFTSPGDLLVLLEELTVLDQLKRVNFSRNGYHVSFDANGDPVAFYELINWKRNENGGLEFVTSLQYNCFQTACKAVCLHVNQVPVSVCSDSCPPGTRKVLQKGKPVCCYDCVPCAEGEISNTTDSSDCSPCPNEFWPNAEKNFCRRKLVEFLSFHEVWGIILAAFSIAGACLTIVTAIVFFQHRYTPVVRANNSELSFLLLFSLTLCFLCSLTFIGRPSDWSCMLRHTAFGITFVLCIACVLGKTIVVLMAFKATQPGSNVAKWFGPAQQRMTVVSFTFVQVLICIIWLVQKPPFSIRNLTTYKEIIILECALGSALGFWAVLGYIGLLAVFCFVLAVLARKLPDNFNEAKLITFSMLIFCAVWITFIPAYISSPGKFTVAVEVFAILASSFGLIICIFFPKCFIILFRPEKNTKKHLMGKT; from the exons ATGTATGGAAATCTCTACAGGTCCACAGCCACGGTTATCGTGGCATTTACATCCCCAGGAGACTTGCTGGTTCTGCTGGAAGAGCTGACG GTCCTTGATCAGTTGAAAAGGGTGAATTTCTCTCGTAATGGTTACCACGTCTCATTTGATGCCAATGGTGATCCTGTGGCCTTCTATGAGCTGATTAACTGGAAGAGAAATGAAAACGGTGGTCTGGAGTTTGTAACC TCCCTTCAATACAACTGCTTCCAAACTGCATGTAAAGCTGTTTGTCTACATGTGAATCAGGTGCCTGTGTCCGTATGCAGTGACAGCTGTCCACCGGGAACACGCAAGGTTCTCCAGAAGGGGAAGCCGGTTTGCTGCTATGACTGTGTACCATGTGCTGAAGGAGAGATAAGCAATACTACTG ATTCATCTGACTGTTCCCCTTGTCCCAATGAGTTCTGGCCCAATGCAGAGAAGAACTTCTGTCGTCGCAAGCTTGTTGAGTTTCTTTCCTTTCACGAGGTCTGGGGAATTATTTTGGCAGCATTCTCTATAGCAGGAGCCTGTTTGACCATCGTAACAGCCATAGTGTTCTTCCAGCACAGATATACTCCAGTAGTTAGGGCCAACAACTCTGAGCTGAGCTTCCTGCTGCTCTTCTCCTTgactctgtgtttcctgtgttctctGACCTTCATCGGCCGTCCCTCAGACTGGTCCTGTATGCTTCGCCACACAGCTTTTGGGATCACCTTTGTCCTCTGTATCGCTTGTGTTCTAGGCAAGACGATAGTGGTGTTGATGGCATTTAAAGCTACACAACCAGGAAGCAATGTAGCCAAATGGTTTGGCCCTGCCCAGCAAAGAATGACTGTAGTATCTTTTACATTTGTTCAAGTTTTGATATGCATTATATGGTTGGTTCAGAAGCCTCCCTTCTCTATTAGAAACCTGACTACCTACAAGGAGATAATCATTCTAGAATGTGCATTAGGCTCAGCATTAGGTTTCTGGGCTGTGCTTGGGTACATCGGGCTCCTtgctgtattttgttttgtgttagcTGTTTTAGCACGGAAACTACCTGACAATTTTAATGAAGCTAAGCTAATCACATTTAGTATGCTTATATTCTGTGCTGTTTGGATCACTTTTATCCCAGCTTACATTAGTTCCCCTGGGAAGTTCACTGTAGCTGTGGAAGTCTTTGCAATATTAGCCTCTAGTTTTGGATTGATTATCTGTATATTCTTTCCAAAATGCTTTATAATTTTGTTcaggccagaaaaaaacaccaagaAACATTTAATGggtaaaacataa
- the LOC132475132 gene encoding vomeronasal type-2 receptor 1-like, giving the protein MFSFSARALRWMQTMTFAIREINQRRDLLPELRLGFHIRDSCNEVPVSLKASLLLVNGQPGPTAIRNGSLSVGELSGKGDLISLGSRSPVLGCADVTRSPSPVIIGDASSGVSMALLRSLGPFQIPLVRLYEQCS; this is encoded by the coding sequence ATGTTTAGTTTCAGTGCACGGGCCCTGCGTTGGATGCAGACCATGACCTTTGCTATCAGGGAGATCAACCAGCGACGTGACTTGCTGCCTGAGCTGAGGCTGGGGTTCCACATCAGAGACAGCTGTAACGAGGTCCCTGTGTCTCTGAAGGCCTCCCTGCTTCTGGTGAATGGACAGCCAGGCCCCACAGCCATCAGGAATGGGAGTCTGTCAGTAGGGGAGCTTTCTGGCAAGGGTGATCTGATCAGTTTAGGCTCCAGGTCTCCAGTGTTAGGTTGTGCCGATGTCACCCGGTCCCCGTCTCCTGTAATCATAGGAGATGCATCCTCTGGTGTGTCGATGGCTCTGCTTAGAAGTCTGGGCCCCTTTCAGATCCCCCTGGTGAGACTTTATGAACAATGTTCTTAA
- the LOC132474273 gene encoding extracellular calcium-sensing receptor-like: protein MLILRMGGLVAVFLTPGLTLGLFLLCILLSLYKSGGGLIMRTEASSYTENATDSVDCWLRGTPQLPAFTKRGDYIIGGVFPMHYYMKTVKKNYSSLPEPLKCIGSMDTRELRFSRAMAFAIDEINNSSDLLPGVTLGYKIHDSCSSPPMAVQVAFQFTNDPLSMYKNTKVCSQSGRVLAVIGDSGSTQSISISRIIGPFDIPQVSHFATCACLSDKTQYPTFFRTIPSDQFQALALAKLVKHFGWTWIGTVQSNSDYGNNGMASFLRAAQNEGICVEYSESFNRNDPQSKIQQVAEVIRRFMHSLF from the exons ATGCTCATTTTAAGGATGGGTGGCTTGGTTGCAGTTTTTCTAACACCAGGTTTGACTTTGggtttatttttgttatgtATTTTGCTTTCTTTGTATAAATCTGGGGGTGGTCTAATTATGAGAACAGAGGCTTCATCTTATACTGAGAATGCCACTGATTCTGTTGATTGTTGGCTTCGGGGTACCCCTCAGCTACCTGCATTTACAAAGAGAGGGGATTACATTATTGGGGGTGTATTCCCCATGCATTACTACATGAAAACTGTGAAGAAAAACTACAGCAGCCTTCCAGAGCCTCTCAAATGCATAGGAAG CATGGACACCCGGGAACTGCGCTTCTCGCGTGCAATGGCCTTTGCCATCGATGAGATCAACAACAGCTCAGATCTTCTGCCGGGGGTCACGCTTGGTTATAAAATCCATGATTCGTGCTCCTCACCACCCATGGCTGTGCAGGTGGCGTTCCAGTTTACAAATGACCCTCTGTCTATGTATAAAAACACTAAAGTGTGTTCGCAATCGGGGAGGGTGTTGGCAGTTATTGGTGATTCTGGATCAACGCAATCAATCAGCATATCACGAATCATCGGGCCCTTTGACATTCCACAa GTTAGTCACTTCGCTacctgtgcgtgtttgtctgacAAGACACAATACCCAACCTTTTTTAGAACCATCCCCAGTGACCAGTTCCAGGCTCTTGCTCTTGCCAAACTTGTGAAACATTTTGGTTGGACTTGGATTGGCACTGTTCAGTCTAACTCAGACTATGGTAACAATGGGATGGCGTCCTTTTTACGAGCAGCACAGAACGAGGGTATATGTGTGGAATACTCTGAATCATTCAATAGAAATGATCCACAGAGCAAGATTCAACAGGTGGCTGAAGTGATTCGCAGGTTCATGCATTCATTATTCTGA
- the LOC132475131 gene encoding extracellular calcium-sensing receptor-like, translating to MFMRTMPSDAFQVRALARLVSHFGWTWVGVIGLESDYARFAIQLFLHESSLHGVCAAYVHLYPVVLSQQPLDELLDIIQGSSSKVIINFCSESEVQSIMRAIRQRNITGIQWIAGEAWATAKSLWEEFGDLLSGTLGFGIRRAEEIPGLKQHLSRLRPSNIQESAFLTELWEETLNCRLNGSVNTHSHMVNHLDRKPCTGMEDLNDVYSAFSDVSQLRVSYNVYKAVYLVAHALQRMSDCEAGQGPFVNGTCGKPQSLEPWQLFHYMKNTKFSILGEKVDFDRNGDPIASYDLMNWRREQDGSLRLLKVGFYDASLSPELSLVVNESAIQWPVGQQVCSRQIPSRPPLPLRLFCVHLINAFGNLLILILKLLDVLFVRLQRSFQESPKIKNEVNNKDLFSLYIMHHVFFNKLPATSQQFSYTLIASNKCQSFGISFALCISCLLAKTVVVLMAFRATLPGSGVMKWFGPNQQRASVLLCTVIQGLICLIWLLTYPPFTNSNTGYLRNTIIIECATGSEVGFWCVLGYIGLLACLCFFMAFLALWITFIPVYVSTAGKYTVAVHIFAILASAYGLLVCIFAPKCYIIIFKPAKNSKKNMMRK from the exons ATGTTCATGCGCACCATGCCCAGCGATGCCTTCCAGGTCAGAGCCCTGGCCCGCTTGGTCAGCCACTTCGGCTGGACCTGGGTGGGGGTCATTGGCCTGGAGTCTGACTATGCCCGCTTCGCCATACAGCTTTTTCTCCACGAGTCGTCCCTGCATGGCGTGTGTGCTGCCTATGTTCATCTCTATCCTGTGGTTCTGAGTCAGCAGCCTCTGGATGAGCTACTGGATATCATTCAG GGGTCATCTTCAAAGGTCATAATTAACTTCTGCAGTGAGTCAGAAGTGCAAAGCATCATGAGAGCCATTCGACAGCGAAACATCACAGGCATCCAGTGGATCGCGGGCGAGGCCTGGGCCACAGCCAAGTCACTCTGGGAGGAGTTTGGCGACCTCTTGAGCGGCACCTTGGGCTTCGGTATTCGTAGAGCCGAGGAAATTCCAGGGTTGAAGCAGCATCTGTCCAGGCTTCGACCGTCCAACATCCAAGAATCGGCTTTCCTCACAGAGCTCTGGGAGGAGACACTCAACTGCAGACTGAACGGCTCTGttaacacacattctcacatggTCAACCATCTGGATCGAAAGCCTTGCACTGGCATGGAGGATTTAAACGACGTGTACTCTGCCTTCTCAGATGTGAGCCAGCTCAGGGTGTCGTATAACGTGTACAAGGCTGTGTATTTGGTGGCCCATGCACTGCAGAGAATGAGTGACTGTGAGGCGGGGCAGGGGCCCTTTGTGAACGGCACCTGTGGAAAACCTCAAAGTCTAGAGCCGTGGCAG CTGTTCCACTACATGAAGAATACTAAGTTCTCCATATTGGGTGAAAAAGTGGACTTTGATCGTAACGGTGACCCCATCGCTTCGTATGACCTCATGAACTGGCGAAGGGAGCAGGATGGCTCTCTGCGGCTGCTGAAGGTGGGCTTTTACGACGCCTCCCTGTCTCCAGAGCTCAGCCTTGTGGTGAATGAATCTGCCATTCAGTGGCCAGTTGGGCAACAGGTGTGTTCTCGTCAAATCCCCTCCAggccccctcttcctctcagaCTGTTCTGTGTTCATTTAATAAATGCATTTGGCAATCTGCTGATTTTGATTTTAAAGcttttggatgttttatttgtcCGCCTTCAACGATCGTTTCAAGAGTCTCCAAAAATCAAAAATGAAGTCAATAATAAagatttgttttctttatatataatgcatcatgtttttttcaacaaACTGCCTGCAACATCACAGCAATTCTCTTATACCTTGATAGCATCAAATAAATGCCAAT CTTTCGGCATCAGCTTTGCTCTATGCATCTCCTGCCTCCTGGCTAAGACAGTAGTGGTCCTAATGGCTTTCAGGGCCACACTGCCAGGAAGTGGTGTTATGAAGTGGTTCGGACCCAATCAGCAAAGAGCAAGTGTGCTTCTGTGCACGGTAATCCAG GGCTTGATCTGTCTTATCTGGCTTCTCACCTACCCACCTTTCACCAATAGCAACACAGGCTACCTCAGGAACACCATCATTATCGAGTGTGCTACCGGCTCGGAGGTCGGCTTCTGGTGTGTTCTGGGCTACATCGGCCTGTTAGCATGCCTGTGCTTCTTCATGGCGTTTTTGGCCC TGTGGATCACTTTCATCCCCGTCTACGTGAGCACTGCCGGTAAATACACCGTGGCTGTGCACATTTTTGCGATTCTGGCTTCTGCATATGGTCTTCTGGTGTGTATTTTTGCTCCAAAGTGCTACATTATCATTTTCAAGCCAGCAAAAAACAGCAAGAAAAATATGATGCGTAAATGA